Proteins found in one Oryza glaberrima chromosome 4, OglaRS2, whole genome shotgun sequence genomic segment:
- the LOC127771584 gene encoding beta-ketoacyl-[acyl-carrier-protein] synthase III A, chloroplastic: protein MVAASGLAPPRLAVSCPRAAGRGCGGHHRVGFLRSAPVALAGPAAAQLRCCASTVDDGVVSAAAAPKPRLPRVVGMGSKLIGCGSATPSLSVSNDDLSKIVETSDEWIAARTGIRNRRVLSGNETLRELSVQAAKKALEMAQVNADDVDLVLLCTSTPDDLFGGAAQVLAEVGCANAFGFDITAACSGFIIGLITATRFIKGGGIRNILVIGADALSQFVDWTDRGTCILFGDAAGAVLVQACSADEDGLLGFCVQSDGNGQKHLNCVSSHVESILSKTNGVPSFPPKKATFSNIEMNGKEVFRFAVRCVPQSIEKALEEAGLPASSIDWLLLHQANQRIIDAAASRLDIPSDKVISNLANYGNTSAASIPLALDEAVRAGKVKAGDVIAASGFGAGLTWGSAIVKWC, encoded by the exons ATggtcgccgcctccggcctcgcgccgccgcggctggcgGTCTCCTGCCCGCGTGCGGCggggcgcggctgcggcggacACCACCGGGTTGGCTTCCTCCGATCCGCTCCCGTGGCGTTGGCGGGTCCCGCGGCCGCGCAGCTCCGGTGCTGCGCCTCCAccgtcgacgacggcgtcgtctccgccgcggcggcccccAAGCCCCGCCTCCCCAG GGTCGTCGGTATGGGTTCAAAACTCATTGGATGCGGATCGGCCACTCCATCGCTTAGCGTTTCAAATGATGACCTTTCTAAAATAGTTGAAACATCAGATGAATGGATCGCAGCACGGACTGGGATTCGGAATAGGCGAGTTCTTTCAG GAAATGAGACACTGCGCGAGCTTTCAGTACAGGCAGCAAAAAAAGCTCTTGAGATGGCTCAAGTAAATGCTGATGATGTTGACCTTGTTCTCCTTTGCACGTCTACCCCAGATGATCTGTTTGGAGGTGCTGCTCAG GTGCTGGCGGAGGTGGGATGCGCAAATGCATTTGGCTTTGATATCACTGCTGCATGTAGTGGGTTTATTATTGGTTTAATTACGGCTACTCGTTTTATCAAAg GTGGAGGCATCCGGAATATTCTAGTAATTGGTGCCGATGCTCTTTCACAATTTGTGGATTGGACAGACAGAGGTACATGCATCCtctttggtgatgctgctgGTGCTGTTTTGGTTCAG GCATGCAGTGCTGATGAAGATGGCTTGCTAGGTTTTTGCGTTCAAAGTGATGGCAACGGACAAAA GCACTTAAATTGTGTCTCGTCGCATGTTGAGTCTATCCTGTCGAAGACCAATGGTGTCCCTAGCTTCCCACCTAAAAAGGCAACCTTCTCCAACATTGAAATGAATGGAAAGGAGGTTTTTCGCTTTGCTGTGCGATGTGTGCCACAATCTATTGAGAAGGCATTGGAAGAGGCTGGTTTACCTGCTTCCAGTATTGATTGGTTGTTGCTGCATCAA GCTAATCAGCGGATTATTGATGCTGCTGCCAGTAGGTTGGATATCCCATCTGACAAAGTTATTTCAAATCTTGCTAATTACGGAAACACCAGTGCGGCCTCAATTCCATTAGCATTAGATGAGGCTGTTCGAGCTGGCAAGGTGAAGGCAGGCGATGTTATTGCAGCATCTGGTTTTGGTGCTGGACTTACATGGGGTTCAGCTATTGTCAAATGGTGCTAA
- the LOC127769354 gene encoding 1-aminocyclopropane-1-carboxylate oxidase 1-like, whose translation MGLPPGFLKEYNGDRSFDFIAALRYSPATAEENNGVSEHEDGNCITFVLQDGVGGLEVLKDGAWVPVDPVEGSIIVNIGDDIQVLTNGKMKSATHRVVRKPAVHRHSLVFFFNVHGDRWVEPLPEYTEKIGEAPRYRRFLYSEYQQLRMRNKTHPPSRPEDVVHITHYAI comes from the exons ATGGGCCTCCCGCCGGGCTTCCTCAAGGAGTACAACGGCGACCGCAGCTTCGACTTCATTGCGGCGCTGCGCTActccccggcgacggcggaggagaaCAACGGCGTCAGCGAGCACGAGGACGGCAACTGCATCACCTTCGTTCTCCAGGACGGCGTTGGCGGCCTCGAGGTCCTCAAGGATGGCGCCTGGGTCCCCGTCGACCCCGTCGAGGGCAGCATCATCGTCAACATCGGCGACGACATACAG GTGCTGACCAACGGCAAGATGAAGAGCGCGACGCACCGGGTGGTGAGGAAGCCAGCGGTGCACCGGCACTCGCTGGTCTTCTTCTTCAACGTTCACGGCGACAGATGGGTTGAGCCGCTGCCGGAGTACACGGAGAAGATCGGGGAGGCGCCGCGGTACAGGAGGTTCCTGTACAGCGAGTACCAGCAGCTGCGGATGAGGAACAAGACCCACCCGCCGTCAAGGCCCGAGGACGTCGTTCACATCACCCACTACGCGATCTAA
- the LOC127769805 gene encoding probable cyclic nucleotide-gated ion channel 5, whose amino-acid sequence MFDSAHKAQYIDGQREMFKRLDESSPRSSVPSEVGGRSTLKFSMPSFGYDSFNPVRSFLSGVRKGSGRLKSLRQSLTSGAPKTAFAEDLKSFKKTIFDPQEKFLFQMNWFCFLSCVFAVAVDPLFFFLPIIDGDDKSSCIGIDKKLAVTSTIIRTILDLVYLIRVFLQFRTAYVAPSSRVFGTGELVIDPMRIAIRYLKSYFVMDFFALLPLPQIVVWRYLHTLDGPDVPSTKNALVWVVLFQYIPRLLRIFPVTKDLKRTAGVFIETAWLGAAYYLLWFMLAGHNVGTLWYFLTIEREDSCWRSNCHSNDGCNKSYLYCSDNHTGNYTSWLSKRTELLSACSTNSFQFGIFEQALVSGILRPGNFISKICYCFWWGLQNLSTLGQGLQTSIYPGEVLFSIAICVIGLILFALLIGNMQTYLQSVAIRLEEMRVKKRDAEQWMHHRSLPPQIRERVRRYERYRWLETRGVDEENLVQTLPKDLRRDIKRHLCLGLVKRVPLFENMDERLLDAICERLRPTLYTENEYILREGDPVDEMHFILHGCLESETTDGGRSGFFNKVQLKEGAFCGDELLTWALDPKSAANFPASTRTVKALTEVEAFALCAEELKFVASQFRRLHSRQVQHTFRFYSQHWRTWAACFIQAAWRRYYKRKMAEQHRKEEEAANRQSSSSSHHPSLAATIYASRFAANALRGVHRLRSRASPTIVRLPKPPEPDFAVDEAD is encoded by the exons ATGTTTGATTCTGCGCACAAAGCTCAATACATCGACGGACAAAGAGAAATGTTTAAGAG ATTGGATGAGTCAAGCCCTAGGTCATCTGTACCTTCTGAAGTGGGAGGGAGGAGCACCCTGAAGTTTAGCATGCCTAGTTTTGGTTATGATTCATTTAATCCCGTAAGATCTTTCTTGTCAGGGGTGAGAAAGGGTTCTGGAAGACTTAAATCACTTCGGCAATCACTTACATCTGGTGCTCCTAAGACAGCTTTTGCGGAAGATCTTAAATCTTTTAAGAAGACTATATTTGATCCCCAGGAAAAGTTTCTCTTTCAAATGAATTGGTTTTGCTTCCTATCATGTGTTTTTGCTGTTGCCGTGGATCCACTATTTTTCTTCCTACCCATTATCGACGGCGATGACAAGTCCAGTTGCATTGGTATTGATAAAAAATTGGCAGTGACATCAACAATAATACGGACAATTCTGGATCTGGTCTATCTTATACGTGTATTTCTTCAATTTCGCACTGCTTATGTTGCTCCATCTTCTCGAGTGTTTGGAACTGGTGAGCTTGTGATTGATCCAATGAGGATTGCTATTCGGTACTTAAAGAGTTATTTTGTAATGGACTTCTTTGCTTTGCTACCACTTCCACAG ATTGTTGTTTGGAGATATCTCCATACTTTGGATGGCCCAGATGTACCGTCAACAAAAAATGCATTGGTTTGGGTTGTATTGTTTCAATATATTCCAAGGTTGCTACGGATTTTCCCTGTGACCAAAGATTTGAAAAGGACGGCTGGTGTTTTCATTGAAACTGCTTGGCTTGGTGCTGCTTACTATCTTCTATGGTTTATGCTGGCTGGTCAT AATGTTGGTACTTTGTGGTATTTTTTGACCATAGAGCGGGAAGATTCTTGCTGGCGCTCGAACTGTCATAGCAATGATGGCTGTAATAAAAGCTACCTGTACTGTAGTGATAATCATACTGGCAACTATACCAGTTGGCTTAGTAAGAGAACAGAACTTCTCAGTGCATGCAGTACTAATTCTTTCCAATTTGGTATTTTTGAACAAGCGCTGGTGTCTGGAATACTTCGTCCAGGAAATTTTATCTCTAAAATCTGCTATTGCTTCTGGTGGGGGCTACAAAATCTAAG TACCCTTGGTCAAGGGCTTCAAACAAGCATATATCCTGGAGAGGTGTTATTCTCTATCGCAATATGTGTTATTGGGCTAATTCTTTTTGCTCTCCTCATCGGCAACATGCAG aCCTACCTTCAATCAGTTGCTATACGGCTTGAAGAGATGAGAGTTAAGAAACGTGATGCTGAGCAGTGGATGCATCATCGTTCACTGCCTCCTCAAATAAGAGAGCGAGTAAGGAGATATGAACGCTATAGGTGGTTGGAGACCAGAGGAGTAGATGAAGAAAATTTGGTTCAAACCCTTCCAAAAGACCTTCGGAGGGACATTAAGCGCCATCTCTGTTTGGGTTTAGTGAAAAGG GTACCTTTGTTTGAGAATATGGATGAAAGATTGCTGGATGCAATATGTGAGAGGTTAAGGCCTACACTATACACTGAAAATGAATACATTTTGAGAGAAGGCGATCCTGTGGACGAGATGCATTTCATCCTCCATGGCTGCTTGGAGAGTGAGACCACCGATGGGGGCCGAAGTGGATTCTTTAACAAGGTCCAGTTAAAGGAGGGCGCTTTCTGCGGTGATGAGCTGCTCACATGGGCATTGGATCCTAAATCTGCTGCTAACTTCCCAGCTTCAACTAGGACAGTGAAAGCTCTTACTGAGGTTGAGGCATTTGCGTTGTGTGCTGAGGAGCTGAAATTTGTGGCCAGTCAGTTCAGGAGGCTCCACAGTAGGCAAGTTCAGCACACGTTCCGGTTCTATTCCCAGCACTGGAGGACATGGGCGGCCTGTTTCATTCAAGCGGCATGGCGCCGCTATTACAAGAGGAAGATGGCCGAGCAGCATCGCAAGGAAGAAGAGGCTGCAAACcggcaaagcagcagcagcagccaccacCCTAGCCTCGCAGCAACCATCTACGCATCTCGCTTTGCAGCTAATGCACTCCGAGGAGTTCACAGGCTCAGAAGCAGGGCCAGCCCGACAATTGTGAGATTGCCAAAGCCTCCAGAACCAGATTTTGCCGTCGATGAAGCTGACTAA
- the LOC127769806 gene encoding pentatricopeptide repeat-containing protein At1g80550, mitochondrial-like: MISLFRRRHGLPFSTLHTPAGDVAATPPSPLDATAVLETLSLYANDWRRALEFFHWSASPDGANVPPTPATVARAVDVLGKHFEFPLATSLLVSHHDPGRADPSFLRPALRSLLNRLAAANLIDDAIRAFDSTAGSIGLRDEASFHALVDALCDHRRVDEAHHLCFGKDPPPFPPVTKTYNLLLRGWAKTRAWARLRQLWFDMDSRGVAKDLHSYSIYMDALAKSGKPWKAFKVFKEMKQKGMAIDVVAYNTAIHSVGLAQGVDFAIRLYRQMVDAGCKPNASTFNTIVKLLCKEGRFKEGYAFVQQMHKFGIEPNVLTYHCFFQYLSRPQEVLGLFEKMLERGCRPRMDTYVMLIKRFGRWGFLRPVFIVWKAMEEQGLSPDAFAYNSLIDALLQKGMVDLARKYDEEMLSKGLSPKPRKELGTKIPGAESDSDNALSGVL, from the coding sequence ATGATTtccctcttccgccgccgccacggcctcccCTTCTCCACCCTGCACACGCCagccggcgacgtcgccgccacgccgccttCTCCTCTCGACGCCACGGCGGTGCTCGAGACGCTCTCCCTCTACGCCAACGACTGGCGCCGCGCGCTCGAGTTCTTCCACTGGTCAGCCTCCCCCGACGGCGCCAACGTGCCCCcgacgccggccaccgtcgcccgCGCGGTCGACGTCCTCGGGAAGCACTTCGAGTTCCCGctcgccacctccctcctcgtCTCCCACCACGACCCGGGGCGCGCGGACCCGTCCTTCCTCCGCCCCGCCCTGCGCTCCCTCCtcaaccgcctcgccgccgccaatcTCATCGACGACGCCATCCGCGCGTTCGATTCCACTGCCGGTTCCATCGGCCTGCGGGATGAGGCCTCCTTCCACGCCCTCGTCGACGCGCTCTGCGACCACCGCCGCGTTGACGAGGCCCACCACCTATGCTTCGGCAAGGACCCGCCGCCATTCCCGCCGGTGACGAAGACCTACAACTTGCTCCTCCGGGGGTGGGCTAAGACCCGCGCCTGGGCGCGCCTCCGCCAACTCTGGTTCGACATGGATAGCCGCGGTGTTGCCAAGGACCTCCACTCCTACTCCATCTACATGGATGCCCTTGCGAAGTCAGGCAAGCCGTGGAAGGCCTTCAAGGTGTTCAAGGAGATGAAGCAGAAGGGCATGGCGATCGATGTTGTTGCGTATAATACTGCAATCCATTCAGTTGGGCTTGCACAGGGAGTCGATTTCGCTATTCGGTTGTATAGGCAAATGGTTGATGCTGGTTGCAAGCCAAATGCTTCCACTTTTAATACGATTGTTAAATTATTATGCAAGGAAGGGAGGTTCAAGGAAGGGTATGCATTTGTTCAACAGATGCACAAGTTTGGGATTGAGCCCAATGTGCTCACTTACCATTGCTTCTTCCAATATTTGAGCCGGCCTCAGGAGGTCCTTGGACTGTTTGAGAAAATGCTCGAGAGGGGTTGTCGGCCAAGGATGGACACATATGTCATGCTCATCAAGAGGTTTGGGCGGTGGGGATTCCTTAGGCCAGTGTTCATTGTGTGGAAGGCAATGGAAGAGCAAGGACTCAGCCCAGATGCATTTGCTTACAATTCCCTTATTGATGCATTGCTGCAGAAGGGAATGGTGGACTTAGCTAGAAAGTATGATGAGGAGATGCTTTCAAAGGGATTATCACCCAAACCAAGGAAGGAACTGGGGACTAAGATTCCGGGAGCAGAGTCTGACAGTGATAATGCATTGAGTGGCGTACTTTAA
- the LOC127770058 gene encoding uncharacterized protein LOC127770058 isoform X1 — protein MHTRTRTSLLALASLLLLLLATRAHGIRLDRQLHEAINNKQEIMRDSKAEQSLNTARLMNKHCTSDGHCNSGKVQRPVVQAEAGAAAKQQQQNQSLERSGDANQQEQETAPRQQEKTSSTATATMTTYPDILDIAGMDYSPATRKPPIHN, from the exons ATGCACACACGGACGAGGACTTCGTTGCTGGCTTTggcctctcttctcctcctcctcttggctACAAGAGCACATG GGATCAGGCTGGACAGGCAGTTACATGAAGCAATCAACAACAAG CAGGAGATCATGCGTGACTCAAAGGCCGAGCAATCACTAAATACAGCTCGTTTGATGAACAAGCACTGCACATCCGATGGGCATTGCAACTCAG GAAAGGTACAAAGGCCAGTGGTGCAGGCTGAGGCAGGCGCAGCagcgaagcagcagcagcagaatcag AGCCTAGAGAGATCAGGTGATGCCAATCAGCAGGAGCAGGAGACGGCGCCGCGACAGCAAGAGAAGACGTCGTCGACGGctacggcgacgatgacgacgtaccctgacatcctcgacatcgccGGAATGGACTattcgccggcgacgagaaagCCGCCGATCCACAACTGA
- the LOC127770058 gene encoding uncharacterized protein LOC127770058 isoform X2: protein MHTRTRTSLLALASLLLLLLATRAHGIRLDRQLHEAINNKEIMRDSKAEQSLNTARLMNKHCTSDGHCNSGKVQRPVVQAEAGAAAKQQQQNQSLERSGDANQQEQETAPRQQEKTSSTATATMTTYPDILDIAGMDYSPATRKPPIHN, encoded by the exons ATGCACACACGGACGAGGACTTCGTTGCTGGCTTTggcctctcttctcctcctcctcttggctACAAGAGCACATG GGATCAGGCTGGACAGGCAGTTACATGAAGCAATCAACAACAAG GAGATCATGCGTGACTCAAAGGCCGAGCAATCACTAAATACAGCTCGTTTGATGAACAAGCACTGCACATCCGATGGGCATTGCAACTCAG GAAAGGTACAAAGGCCAGTGGTGCAGGCTGAGGCAGGCGCAGCagcgaagcagcagcagcagaatcag AGCCTAGAGAGATCAGGTGATGCCAATCAGCAGGAGCAGGAGACGGCGCCGCGACAGCAAGAGAAGACGTCGTCGACGGctacggcgacgatgacgacgtaccctgacatcctcgacatcgccGGAATGGACTattcgccggcgacgagaaagCCGCCGATCCACAACTGA
- the LOC127770122 gene encoding uncharacterized protein LOC127770122 has product MAPPATSLIGGGVGGVAYVVLLLFLANACVSDAGFEVSSRVLMSDEQGRSGLLATWRRLIVETPSPGAGADAAHPGTKSLPLAAARTHRRDPLANLTMYSGGWNISDQHYWASVAYTAVPLILVGMLWFIVFGIVLLIISCCCCFCRKKYNTYSPATYFISLILLIIFTLATIAGCIILHCGQELFHSSTIKTVDYIVGQGNLTVDSLRNFSGSLAAAKNIGVDQVFLPVQVQQKIDVIEDKLNSSANEFSTRALENSKKIKHVMDKMQYNLMVIAAVMLGLAIFGFLFSILGLRFLVSLLVIAGWFVLVITIMMSAAFLLLHNVVADTCVAMDDWVTHPQAHTALDDILPCVDVATANESMYRSEEVTVQLVALVNNVIVNISNRDFPPSFRPLYINQSGPLMPKLCDPFNPDMSPRKCAPGEVNFDTAAAEWKKFECQTTGPPGSEVCATEGRVTPAAYGQMTAAASISQGLYQYGPFLMELQDCSFVRETFTAISDNNCPGLELYSRHVYLGLLLISGAVMMSIVFWMVHTRQRRRRSLGLGR; this is encoded by the exons atggcgccgccggccacctcgctcatcggcggcggcgtcggcggcgtcgcctaTGTCGTTCTGCTCTTGTTCCTCGCCAACGCCTGCGTCTCGGATGCTGGGTTCGAGGTATCCAGCCGTGTTCTGATGTCAG ATGAGCAAGGAAGAAGTGGGTTGCTGGCTACATGGAGGCGATTGATCGTCGAGACACCGTCGCCGGGAGCCGGTGCTGACGCTGCTCATCCAGGAACCAAATCTCTTCCGCTGGCCGCGGCGAGGACTCACCGGAGAGACCCCCTCGCCAACCTCACCATGTACAGCGGCGGCTGGAACATCAGCGACCAGCATTACTGGGCT TCTGTGGCATACACCGCGGTTCCCCTCATCCTCGTCGGCATGCTGTGGTTCATCGTCTTCGGGATCGTCCTGCTCATcatctcctgctgctgctgcttctgccggAAAAAGTACAACACCTACTCGCCGGCGACCTACTTCATCTCGCTGATCCTCCTCATAATATTCACCTTGGCCACAAT AGCCGGATGTATCATACTGCATTGTGGGCAGGAGCTATTCCACAGTAGCACGATCAAAACCGTGGACTACATTGTCGGACAAGGCAATCTGACGGTGGACAGTCTGAGGAACTTCTCAGGTAGCTTGGCTGCAGCCAAGAACATCGGGGTGGATCAGGTCTTCCTACCAGTTCAAGTGCAGCAGAAGATCGACGTCATCGAGGATAAGCTGAATTCTTCTGCAAATGAGTTCTCCACGCGCGCGCTCGAAAACTCCAAGAAGATCAAGCATGTGATGGACAAGAT GCAGTACAATTTGATGGTTATTGCAGCTGTAATGCTTGGCCTTGCGATATTCGGATTCC TCTTCTCCATCCTGGGGCTGCGGTTTCTTGTTTCCCT GCTGGTGATCGCTGGCTGGTTCGTTCTCGTCATCACAATCATGATGTCTGCTGCTTTCCTCCTCCTGCACAA CGTGGTCGCCGACACATGCGTGGCCATGGACGACTGGGTGACGCACCCGCAGGCGCACACGGCGCTGGACGACATCCTCCCCTGCGTCGACGTCGCGACGGCGAACGAGTCCATGTACCGGAGCGAGGAGGTGACGGTGCAGCTGGTGGCGCTGGTGAACAACGTCATCGTCAACATCTCGAACAGGGACTTCCCGCCGTCGTTCCGGCCGCTCTACATCAACCAGTCCGGCCCGCTGATGCCCAAGCTCTGCGACCCCTTCAACCCGGACATGAGCCCCCGGAAATGCGCCCCCGGCGAGGTCAACTTCgacaccgcggcggcggagtggaaGAAGTTCGAGTGCCAGACCACCGGGCCGCCCGGGTCCGAGGTGTGCGCGACGGAGGGGAGGGTGACGCCGGCGGCGTACGGgcagatgacggcggcggcgagcatcaGCCAGGGGCTGTACCAGTACGGCCCGTTCTTGATGGAGCTCCAGGACTGCAGCTTCGTCCGGGAGACGTTCACGGCGATCAGCGACAACAACTGCCCGGGCCTCGAGCTCTACAGCCGGCACGTCTACCTCGGCCTGCTCCTCATCTCCGGCGCCGTCATGATGTCCATCGTCTTCTGGATGGTGCacacgcggcagcggcggcggcgctcgctcGGGCTCGGCAGGTAG
- the LOC127771976 gene encoding uncharacterized protein LOC127771976, producing the protein MGMDWYAWLSAARLDQAVAYEYALVFSRNELEADDLAYFDHEFLHSMGVSVAKHRLEILKLARRSRRRAALSSRLVAAVDRVARYVRALVVVVVQGREDESSSALVLVPSQQLQPDVDKTPRRSRSKPKSTKEVAAAAAAPTTPKAMRSPVLAIGGRAASTVHAVKDGEKGGEDMVRWDRLFQDLKPN; encoded by the coding sequence ATGGGAATGGACTGGTACGCGTGGCtgtcggcggcgaggctggaCCAGGCGGTGGCGTACGAGTACGCGCTGGTGTTCTCGCGCAACGAGCTGGAGGCCGACGACCTCGCCTACTTCGACCACGAGTTCCTCCACAGCATGGGCGTCTCCGTCGCAAAGCACCGCCTCGAGATCCTCAAGCTGgcgcgccggagccgccgccgcgcggcgctgtcgtcgcgcctcgtcgccgccgtcgaccgcgtCGCCAGGTACGTgcgcgcgctcgtcgtcgtcgtcgtccagggCCGGGAGGACGAGTCGTCCTCGGCGCTCGTGCTCGTGCCGAGCCAGCAGCTGCAGCCCGACGTCGACAagacgccgaggaggagcaGGTCCAAGCCCAAGTCGACcaaggaggtcgccgccgccgccgccgctcccaccacACCGAAAGCCATGCGGTCGCCGGTGCTGGCCATCGGCGGCAGGGCCGCCTCGACGGTGCACGCCGTGAAGGACGGCGAGAAAGGCGGTGAGGACATGGTCAGGTGGGACCGCCTGTTCCAGGACCTCAAGCCCAACTGA
- the LOC127771975 gene encoding protein ANTAGONIST OF LIKE HETEROCHROMATIN PROTEIN 1-like gives MVAAGRKRRSRSALAVVAATPSPPSPPQLTSLLALLASSVSLALRFASDRDLLLHPSQTLELDPLVLAAARGVSRLLAMLPLHLQTLTLTSMSLSPPAPSPPLPSSWFLRLLSESHSLPDSAWRDAFRMSRPAFFQLLHSLALSDPAAASSSSLALPPDHKLGAALFRLAHAAPARAVARRFGLPSPAVAARAFYEVCRTIADRLAILLDLGAPDRIARAVPGFCALSLPNCCGALGYARIGDAVIAQALVDAEGRFLDVSVGWDTAMAPAEILPRTKLYSSQSLVLANAPHGELIGGSVPRYFLGPACCPMLPWLVTPYNDMDAKNGMSKESIFNNVHSHGMRLVRNAFGHVRSRWRLLDECWKGECQEALPYVVVAGCLLHNFLIKCGEPDPEEIQEGAAAELFSDFEGEKDKEGERIRDVLAVHLSLLGMFYTYSSGARNVALCSFLTAQQ, from the exons ATGGTGGCCGCCGGCCGCAAGCGCCGGTCACGGAGCGCGTTGGCGGTCGTtgcggcgacgccgtcgccgccgtcgccgccgcagttgACGTCGTTGCTGGCGCTGCTGGCGTCGTCGGTGTCGCTCGCCCTCAGGTTCGCGTCGGACCGGGACCTGCTGCTGCACCCGTCGCAGACGCTCGAGCTCGATCCGctcgtcctcgccgcggcgcgcggcgtgtcCCGCCTGCTCGCGATGCTCCCGCTCCACCTCCAGACCCTCACGCTCACCTCCatgtcgctgtcgccgccggccccgtcgccgccgctcccatcCTCGTGGTTCCTCCGTCTCCTCTCGGAGTCGCACTCCCTCCCGGACTCCGCCTGGCGCGACGCGTTCCGCATGTCCAGGCCGGCCTTCTTTCAGCTCCTCCACTCCCTCGCGCTctccgaccccgccgccgcctcctcctcctccctcgcgcTGCCGCCCGACCACAAGCTCGGCGCCGCGCTCTTCCGCCTCGCCCACGCCGCGCCCGCCCGCGCCGTGGCGCGCCGGTTCGGCCTCCCTtccccggccgtcgccgcgcgcgcatTCTACGAGGTCTGCCGCACGATCGCCGACCGCCTCGCCATCCTGCTCGACCTCGGCGCGCCCGACCGCATCGCCCGCGCCGTCCCCGGATTCTGCGCGCTCTCCCTGCCCAACTGCTGCGGCGCGCTCGGCTACGCGCGGATCGGGGACGCCGTCATCGCGCAGGCCCTGGTGGACGCCGAGGGCCGCTTTCTCGACGTCTCCGTCGGGTGGGACACCGCGATGGCGCCGGCGGAAATCCTCCCACGGACGAAGCTGTACAGCTCTCAGTCACTGGTGCTCGCGAACGCTCCTCACGGCGAGCTCATCGGCGGCTCAGTGCCGCGCTACTTCTTGGGGCCAGCATGCTGCCCAATGCTCCCATGGCTCGTGACGCCGTATAATGACATGGACGCCAAGAATGGCATGTCCAAAGAGAGCATCTTCAACAATGTGCATTCACACGGGATGCGGCTGGTGAGGAATGCATTTGGGCATGTGCGATCACGGTGGCGGCTTCTTGACGAATGCTGGAAGGGTGAGTGCCAAGAGGCACTGCCGTATGTTGTGGTTGCTGGCTGTCTTCTCCATAATTTTCTCATCAAATGCGGCGAACCGGATCCTGAGGAAATTCAGGAAGGTGCCGCTGCGGAACTATTTTCGGACTTCGAAGGAGAGAAGGacaaggaaggagagaggatcAGGGATGTTCTCGCCGTGCACTTAAGCCTG TTAGGCATGTTCTACACATATTCAAGTGGAGCTCGTAATGTAGCATTGTGCTCATTTTTAACTGCTCAACAATGA